In Schizosaccharomyces osmophilus chromosome 1, complete sequence, the genomic window CTCAAAAAACGGCGATTGAATCCGTAAAAGCATGGTTTCGTAACGGCTCTTCAAATGACCTGAACAAGTCCAAAGAGCTGCTTTCCTTAATTAGTTCTGGGAATAAGCACGAATTATTATTTCAGCAATATCATCCAATGGTTGGTATGAGTGAGTTAGATAAAGCCAAATTAGCTGCCAACAGAGTGGGTCTTCAGTTCTAAATCAGAATGTGAGGTCGGACTTTTTGAGGTGTTATATGCGCCGACAGGCAGAGGAAGTGTTTTACTTATTTTGATGATGTACTTGTAACAGGCTACAAATTTGAGTTAGAAGTTGAACGAGAAAGAAGGGTTTTATCAGATCCGAGTTCTGTAACTTCAAGCTCGAAACGCCGAGAGACTTCTCGCACTCATTATTAATTATATTTCTCTGCTATCTTCTCTCTACGTGAGTTTTGGTTCTTTAATAGCACTCCTACATTGCTAGTTGAAGCTGAATTCATAGACATTTTACATTGATAAATGAGCGACTGTTTTATTGTTGAATATGCATGAATTGATTGCTTTTATTAGTCAGACatgctcttcttctgatttaataaattccttcttctatattctttattgtttgaactttaattttttctattcgGAGAATAAAGTACAGAGTAAGATTTGTTACTTGTCAACGTGCGGCCGACAATAGAGATGAAACTCTACTTACAGACATCAATATACTTTTGGAttgtatttgtttacaattttcCTTGTAACGGAAGGATTGGTCAATAATGTAAGTATTTTCGGAAAGGGTCCATGTAGATCTCGGGATTTTAGTGCATATGGTTCCGtgaaaatgaaagtgaTAGgaaattttgtatttctGCGATGCTGAGCCTATACAAATGGCCTGAAATAAATCATAAAAACTACTTTGAAGTATAATCTAACTGACGATCCTTAGCTTTTGAACGGCATCTTTCCCTGTGTTTCATCTAGAGCAAGAAAAGATCTGTAATTTTATTTGAGGAtcttgaacaaaaagtgaACATTGCTCTGCTGCAAAACAGGATTTGAGCctctttgtattttataACAGTACCAACTAGACTTTCGAGCGATCGATGCGTTGTTCGACATTTTGCAAGCCGGTTCCCGCTAATTGTGATTGTGAAtattaatttttcatttacttTCATATCGTATTTGGTAACTTGATATTAAATTCAATGCCTTCTAAAGTACTAACGATGATAgtaaattacttttttcttaaacGTCCTTGACTCAGTCCAAACCCAATTGAAATCGTTTCATAAAAATGACTACGCAAGCGGTTACTTCTATTCTAGACACTGATCTTTACAAACTGACCATGCTACAAGCTGTGTTGGAACATTATCCAACAGCTGAGGTTTCTTATGTATATACAAATCGTTCTCCTGAAATGGCATTAAACGAGGAAGCAGTAGCATGGTTAAAAGACGGAATTTCGAACTTGAGAAATCTCACGCTACTTCCGGAAGAAGAGGCTCGGCTTCGTCAACGATGCCCGTATTTAAAGGAGTCCTTTTACGAATTTATGCATTCCTACGCATTTGATCCagaaaatgttgttttCCTTGAGTATAATAAAGATACCAAGGACCTTGCTATTACGATTAAAGGGCTTTGGAAAAACACTATATTTTACGAAATTCCATTGCTTGCTCTTGTTTCAGAGGCCTATTTCAAGTTCGTTGACAAAGATTGGTCATCTGAAGGGCAATTCGAAAAAGCTTACGAGAAAGGAAAGCGCCTCATAAATGCTGGATGTTACTTTACAGACTTTGGCAGCCGTCGTCGTCGTGATCACCATGCCCAAGATGTTATGTTGCAAGGATTAATTAAGGCTCAGCAAGATGTTAAAGGACCTGGTCGTTTCCTTGGAACTTCAAATGTGCACTTTGCTCAAAAATATGACCTGGAGGTGTCTGGTACCGTCGCCCACGAGTGGTATATGGGTGTTGCTGCTATTACGAAAAATTATGCAGACGCTAATCGGATTGCTTCAGAGAAATGGGTACAAACATTTGGTAAGAGCCTCTTGATTGCTCTCACTGATACCTTTTCTACCGATGTGTTCTTGCGTAACTTCACGGCAAATACTCCTGATGATTTAGCCTGCGTCTTTCACGGTGTTCGACAGGATAGTGGAGTCGCTGAAGAATACATTGAAAAGATCGTTGACCATTACCAATCACTCGGCGTTGATCCTTCTACGAAAATGATAGTTCATAGTGATGCTTTGAACGTTGATCGTTGCATCTGTTTGCACAATTACGGCAAGAAGTTTGGTATCAAATCTTCGTTTGGAATTGGTACGAATTTTACCAGCGATTTTGATCACGTATCAAAGCCAGGCCAAAAGAGCAAGGCTATGAATATTGTGATCAAATTACACACTGCCAATGGAGCCAAGGCTGTCAAAATCAGTGACGATATCATGAAAAATACTGGTGAGAAAGATGCTGTTGTAGAAGTTAAAACGCAACTTGGCCTTCCTCTGAAGTAATCGTGAAAAGTGGGTAGTTTGGTTCAATGAAAATTGTTAAgtatcttttgttttagttGCGATTGTCTTAATACGAATAAAATCTGACAGTTCCCAAACCTAGCAACAAATAAGCCTTCATTATGGTTTAAATGATGCTTGCATATAGATTCGTGCAAACGACACAAAGGTTTTCTATACCACGaattaaaattatataGTTGACTAATAGAATAAGATGATTAAAATAGAGGTTAAGACTCGAACAATATTTGTTAGTATTataattcattcattctttaaattactttttctgGACCAAAATGAGAGTGAAGAGGAGATTGGGAATCAGTAAATTATACAGAGgggagaaaagaaaggagcACCAATACAAAATACCACTTCGAAGAAGGTACGGGTAATGTTCACTGTGCAACCGTCTACAGAACAACTTGAATCCCCATACTCTTGGCTGTCCCAATGACACTTTTGCACAACGATGTTAATTCTGTTCCTTTCAACGTAGGATCTGtgcttttcaattttgcaATTTCATAGACATGCTTCAAGCTGAGTTGCCCTTTTATATCGTGCTTTGGTGAACTGGACCCTTTTTCAATGTCCAGAGTTTTGCAAATCAGCCAGCTAGTAGGAGGGGTATGGATAGTGAATGAGAATGTCCTCTGGGGAGTGACAGTAACACGACAGGGAATAGGAACGGTAGGAACGTATCCTACAGTACGCGCATTGAATTCTTTACAAAAGTCGATACTTTTGACACCACGAGCACCCAAGGCAGGACCAATTGGGGGAGTAGGAGCTGCCTTTCCAGCAGGAACAACAAGCTTAACTAAAGACGCTTTTGGTGTTGACATTTGGTAGATTCCAAGTTCTTTTTGGCTGCTCTTAGAGCGTTCATTCAGGCATAGTGAGGTAACAGTATTCTAGGTAACGTtatatgtaaataaacagaaaacTGCTTTTACGGAAGACGCGTAGGCTTTAAATTTGTTGCATTCAAATTAGATTGAACGATAActcaaaaacgaaaaaagtAATTCCGGTTCACTGAGAAAACTCGCTATAAAATGAGCAAGTCCGACACCCAAGGACCTAATTATACTCTCAAGGATACCGTCTTAGAGTTTTCAGAAGCTAGAAGCACTTAGAATAACTATTTGTTTTGACCTGcaagagaaagaaaccTTGTCAATGGGGTATGGAAGGACTTAtgaattgttttgtttgtttggttgAGATGAGTGGAAGCAAAATTGAAGGTAGATCCCATTACTTTTAACTTCctgttttcaatttatcTTTCTCTGTCCATCTTCGTAATAGAGAATGAGTCAAATTAAGTATGAGGACATAAGTCGGTGTTGTTCGCTTCCAAGCGCATTTccaagaaaatgaaaacaaaataaaaggagagaattttgaaaagaaaaaaaataatgaagaAGCATCGTGGATCAATACtgctttggtttttttggGTCACTCATCTTCCCCTATACTAGAACACCTGAATCAGAAAAGGGTCAAGTCGTGTCTGGTTAAGCGTTATTACAAGCCTGCACTCAACGCGTTGTATTTTTTAGGGATCATGACCAGATTTTTCGAATGGAAACTTTGGTATCGTAATAAATCCAAACGGAACCCGTTGCTTTGGGTTGGTGCACCTTTCATGGGTTCCATTTTATTGGTTTGGGTGTTTGCAATTCCAATTGCTCAAATTAAATTTACAAGAAGAGATGAACAAGTTAAAACCCttacaaaagaagagcaGCTCGACCTCAACAAGAGGAGACGAAAAGTCAATGTTAATGAAGAATATTATGTACGTGAAGTCTACAAAGAGATTCtctttaattctttctttttctaccCTTGAGAAAATCTTGTTACTAATGAATGTAGAGGATCATGTTAGACAAGATGCAACAAGAAAGTGGAGATTATGAGAATAAACGAGTTCCACGTTTGTCTGGAGAGCCTACATGGGAGCCaggttcttcttcaaatgaagcggaagataaataaaccaaattcaaaaatgaatttgtaAAGCTTTTCGCCTATTGACCAGGTCCACCGatctttgatgaagaatgcTAAGGTTCAGGAACTGACACAACGTTTCCCTCTGACCCCATTTCCGCAAACACTCTTGCTGATGCTGccgtttttgaaaacatttaCATGGAATACAGGAGTAGTCGTGGTGAGAAATGACAACCTC contains:
- the fmc1 gene encoding mitochondrial complex assembly factor, LYR family Fmc1 — its product is MKQATTIYRSIIREMRQMNGIYRSSKGVTPAQKTAIESVKAWFRNGSSNDLNKSKELLSLISSGNKHELLFQQYHPMVGMSELDKAKLAANRVGLQF
- the npt1 gene encoding nicotinate phosphoribosyltransferase Npt1 — protein: MTTQAVTSILDTDLYKLTMLQAVLEHYPTAEVSYVYTNRSPEMALNEEAVAWLKDGISNLRNLTLLPEEEARLRQRCPYLKESFYEFMHSYAFDPENVVFLEYNKDTKDLAITIKGLWKNTIFYEIPLLALVSEAYFKFVDKDWSSEGQFEKAYEKGKRLINAGCYFTDFGSRRRRDHHAQDVMLQGLIKAQQDVKGPGRFLGTSNVHFAQKYDLEVSGTVAHEWYMGVAAITKNYADANRIASEKWVQTFGKSLLIALTDTFSTDVFLRNFTANTPDDLACVFHGVRQDSGVAEEYIEKIVDHYQSLGVDPSTKMIVHSDALNVDRCICLHNYGKKFGIKSSFGIGTNFTSDFDHVSKPGQKSKAMNIVIKLHTANGAKAVKISDDIMKNTGEKDAVVEVKTQLGLPLK
- the mrpl19 gene encoding mitochondrial ribosomal protein subunit L11, encoding MSTPKASLVKLVVPAGKAAPTPPIGPALGARGVKSIDFCKEFNARTVGYVPTVPIPCRVTVTPQRTFSFTIHTPPTSWLICKTLDIEKGSSSPKHDIKGQLSLKHVYEIAKLKSTDPTLKGTELTSLCKSVIGTAKSMGIQVVL
- the cox16 gene encoding mitochondrial copper chaperone for cytochrome c oxidase Cox16; this encodes MTRFFEWKLWYRNKSKRNPLLWVGAPFMGSILLVWVFAIPIAQIKFTRRDEQVKTLTKEEQLDLNKRRRKVNVNEEYYRIMLDKMQQESGDYENKRVPRLSGEPTWEPGSSSNEAEDK